Proteins found in one Zea mays cultivar B73 chromosome 1, Zm-B73-REFERENCE-NAM-5.0, whole genome shotgun sequence genomic segment:
- the LOC100193466 gene encoding Glutamyl-tRNA reductase, chloroplastic-like translates to MMASTASATAAAAAVAFGAAAKPRGPAAVALRARVPAGGRRRSGVVVRCDAGVEVQAQAVAKAASIAALEQFKISADRYMKERSSVAVIGLSVHTAPVEMREKLAVAEELWPRAIQELTSLNHIEEAAVLSTCNRMEIYVVALSWNRGIREVVDWMSKKSGIPASELKEHLFMLRDSDATRHLFEVSAGLDSLVLGEGQILAQVKQVVRSGQNSGGLGKNIDRMFKDAITAGKRVRSETNISSGAVSVSSAAVELALMKLPKSEALSARMLLIGAGKMGKLVIKHLIAKGCKKVVVVNRSVERVDAIREEMKGIEIVYRPLSEMYEAAAEADVLFTSTASETPLFTKEHAEALPTISDAMGGARLFVDISVPRNVSACVSEIDSARVYNVDDLKEVVEANKEDRLRKAMEAQTIIAEELKRFEAWRDSLETVPTIKKLRSYADRIRASELEKCLQKIGDDALTKKTRRAIEELSTGIVNKLLHGPLQHLRCDGGNSRTLDETLENMHALNRMFGLDTEKAIVEQKIKAKVEKIQN, encoded by the exons ATGATGGCGAGCACCGCATCAgcgaccgccgccgccgccgccgtggcaTTCGGGGCAGCCGCCAAGCCGCGGGGACCGGCGGCTGTGGCGCTCCGCGCAAGGGTGCCTGCCGGCGGCAGGCGGCGCTCCGGCGTGGTGGTGCGCTGCGACGCCGGCGTGGAGGTCCAGGCGCAGGCGGTGGCCAAGGCCGCCAGCATCGCCGCGCTCGAGCAGTTCAAGATCTCCGCAGACC GGTACATGAAGGAAAGGAGTAGCGTAGCTGTGATAGGTCTCAGTGTACACACAGCACCAGTGGAGATGCGTGAAAAACTTGCGGTTGCAGAGGAACTATGGCCCCGTGCTATTCAAGAACTTACTAGTCTAAACCATATTGAAGAGGCTGCTGTTCTTAGTACTTGTAATAGAATGGAAATTTATGTGGTAGCCCTATCATGGAACCGAGGTATCAGAGAAGTAGTTGACTGGATGTCAAAG AAAAGTGGTATTCCTGCTTCTGAGCTTAAGGAGCACCTATTCATGCTGCGTGACAGTGATGCTACACGCCATCTGTTCGAGGTATCAGCTGGGTTGGACTCTTTGGTTCTCGGTGAAGGACAAATCCTTGCTCAAGTCAAACAAGTTGTGAGAAGTGGGCAAAATAGTGGAGGCCTGGGGAAGAACATCGACAGAATGTTCAAGGATGCAATTACTGCTGGAAAGCGTGTGCGCTCCGAGACCAACATATCATCTGGTGCTGTTTCTGTCAGTTCAGCGGCAGTTGAATTGGCCCTGATGAAGCTTCCAAAGTCTGAAGCCCTTTCAGCTAGGATGCTTTTGATTGGTGCTGGTAAAATGGGAAAACTAGTGATCAAACATCTTATTGCCAAAGGATGCAAGAAGGTGGTTGTGGTCAACCGTTCAGTGGAAAGGGTGGATGCCATCCGCGAGGAGATGAAAGGTATCGAGATTGTGTACAGGCCTCTTTCAGAGATGTACGAAGCTGCTGCTGAAGCTGATGTCCTATTCACGAGCACTGCATCTGAAACCCCATTGTTCACAAAAGAGCACGCAGAGGCACTTCCCACAATTTCCGATGCCATGGGTGGTGCCCGGCTTTTCGTCGACATATCTGTCCCAAGGAATGTCAGCGCGTGCGTCTCTGAAATCGACTCCGCGCGAGTATACAATGTTGATGACCTGAAAGAGGTGGTGGAAGCCAACAAGGAAGACCGTCTCAGGAAGGCGATGGAGGCACAGACAATCATCGCCGAAGAGCTGAAACGGTTTGAGGCGTGGCGGGACTCGCTGGAGACCGTTCCAACCATCAAGAAGCTGAGGTCTTACGCCGACAGGATCCGGGCCTCGGAGCTCGAGAAGTGCCTGCAGAAGATCGGGGACGACGCTCTCACCAAGAAGACAAGGAGAGCCATCGAGGAGCTAAGCACCGGCATCGTGAACAAGCTCCTCCACGGCCCGCTGCAGCACCTGAGGTGCGACGGCGGTAACAGCCGCACCCTTGACGAGACCCTCGAGAACATGCACGCTCTCAATCGGATGTTCGGCCTCGACACCGAGAAGGCTATCGTCGAGCAGAAGATCAAGGCCAAGGTGGAGAAGATCCAAAACTGA
- the LOC100383109 gene encoding uncharacterized protein LOC100383109, protein MNGINPNGGFLSYGNMESYAMWVATGVASAFFASLERCSCIHLHTAEDDGDEEEEDLEEARRSFSRPIPEYYYDRSGSSASVAKM, encoded by the coding sequence ATGAACGGCATCAACCCCAACGGCGGGTTCCTGTCGTACGGGAACATGGAGAGCTACGCGATGTGGGTGGCGACCGGCGTGGCGTCGGCCTTCTTCGCGTCCCTCGAGCGCTGCTCCTGCATCCACCTCCACACCGCGGAGGACGACggcgacgaggaggaggaggacctcGAGGAGGCCCGCCGCTCCTTCTCCCGCCCGATCCCTGAGTACTACTACGACCGGTCCGGCTCCTCCGCCTCCGTCGCCAAGATGTGA
- the LOC100277693 gene encoding uncharacterized protein LOC100277693 precursor — MVRNPLKARPTLVLISLLLMADLATVGYSRRVAELGALAVSDSGGGGGGSPPGKGCCLPNQSSSSASGRHLGDDCCKQMRIVSKRLVPQGPNPLHN, encoded by the coding sequence ATGGTGAGGAACCCCCTAAAAGCCAGGCCGACGCTGGTGCTCATCAGCCTTCTTCTAATGGCGGACCTGGCAACCGTTGGCTATAGCCGAAGAGTTGCAGAACTGGGTGCGTTAGCCGTGAGCGacagcggcggcggtggcggtggctcgCCGCCGGGCAAAGGCTGCTGCTTGCCCAACCAGTCATCTTCTTCAGCGTCAGGGCGACACCTCGGTGACGATTGTTGCAAGCAAATGCGTATTGTGTCCAAGAGGCTGGTGCCCCAGGGGCCAAACCCTCTGCACAACTGA